The following coding sequences lie in one Prevotella nigrescens genomic window:
- a CDS encoding L-serine ammonia-lyase, iron-sulfur-dependent, subunit alpha yields MDSLKEIFRIGKGPSSSHTMGPSHAAEIFARRNPNAKAFEVTLYGSLAATGKGHLTDVAINEVLSKIAPVEIIWLPGTVLPFHTNGMRYKALDAEKHVENEWVVYSVGGGALSEGKGKDDMFYTTPVYELSTLKEIQRWCEANGRGFWEYVDECEGTEIWDYLHEVWVTMCNAVERGLENDGVLPGPLKLSRKAGNYYIKALSYRSSLQSRGLVYAYALAVSEENASGGTIVTAPTCGSCGVMPGVLYHLYKAHQFSERKILRALATAGLFGNVVKANASISGAEVGCQGEVGVACAMASAAACQLFGGTPSQIEYAAEMGLEHHLGMTCDPVCGLVQIPCIERNAFAACRALDAQLYANFSDGRHRVSFDKVVEVMKQTGHDLPSLYKETSEGGLAQDFEW; encoded by the coding sequence ATGGACTCGTTAAAAGAGATTTTTAGAATAGGAAAAGGACCGTCGAGCAGTCATACGATGGGACCTTCCCATGCAGCAGAGATATTTGCCCGTCGCAATCCCAACGCCAAGGCCTTCGAAGTAACGCTATATGGCAGTCTGGCAGCAACAGGGAAAGGGCACCTTACCGATGTGGCTATCAACGAAGTGCTGTCTAAAATAGCTCCAGTAGAAATAATATGGCTGCCGGGAACAGTGCTGCCTTTCCATACAAATGGCATGCGCTACAAGGCGTTAGATGCCGAAAAACACGTTGAAAACGAATGGGTGGTGTACAGTGTTGGTGGTGGTGCGCTCTCGGAAGGAAAGGGAAAAGACGACATGTTCTATACAACGCCGGTCTATGAACTGTCTACCCTGAAAGAAATACAACGGTGGTGCGAAGCCAACGGACGCGGTTTCTGGGAATATGTGGACGAATGCGAGGGAACGGAAATATGGGACTATCTGCACGAAGTGTGGGTTACAATGTGCAATGCTGTAGAACGTGGATTGGAAAACGACGGTGTCTTGCCCGGACCATTGAAGCTTTCGCGTAAGGCGGGAAACTATTATATAAAGGCGTTGAGCTACCGAAGCAGCCTGCAATCGCGTGGATTGGTGTATGCCTACGCACTTGCAGTGAGCGAAGAGAATGCATCTGGTGGCACCATTGTTACGGCTCCAACCTGCGGTTCGTGTGGTGTCATGCCCGGAGTGCTGTATCATCTGTACAAGGCACACCAGTTCTCGGAACGCAAAATACTACGTGCGTTGGCAACAGCCGGACTGTTTGGCAACGTTGTAAAAGCCAATGCGTCCATCTCGGGGGCTGAAGTGGGGTGTCAGGGCGAAGTTGGTGTGGCTTGCGCCATGGCATCTGCAGCTGCCTGCCAACTATTTGGTGGGACGCCGTCGCAGATTGAATATGCAGCCGAAATGGGGCTGGAACACCACTTGGGAATGACCTGCGACCCTGTTTGCGGATTAGTTCAGATACCTTGTATAGAGCGGAATGCTTTTGCTGCATGCCGTGCTCTCGATGCACAACTGTATGCTAACTTTAGCGATGGGCGTCATCGTGTTTCGTTCGACAAGGTGGTTGAGGTGATGAAACAAACGGGACACGACCTTCCTTCGCTTTATAAGGAAACCAGCGAAGGTGGTCTGGCGCAAGATTTTGAATGGTAA
- a CDS encoding transglycosylase SLT domain-containing protein translates to MRIIRVLTVGILMALASNTASAETAAKIKNFNWRPVMDAITQVESKGNAKAKNGPHAGILQISHHVVAECNNILKAKGSKKRYTMADRFSPEKSREMFVLFQSKYNKANNTERAIRMWHGGINFSKSKTQQYYNKVKRFLRN, encoded by the coding sequence ATGAGAATTATTAGAGTACTGACAGTAGGAATTTTAATGGCATTGGCATCGAACACTGCAAGCGCAGAGACTGCCGCAAAGATTAAAAATTTCAATTGGCGACCCGTGATGGACGCTATTACACAGGTAGAAAGTAAAGGAAATGCAAAAGCAAAAAACGGTCCGCACGCAGGAATATTGCAAATTTCGCACCACGTTGTGGCAGAATGTAACAATATTCTAAAGGCAAAAGGCAGCAAAAAACGCTACACCATGGCAGACCGTTTCAGTCCAGAGAAATCGAGAGAGATGTTTGTTCTGTTCCAGTCAAAATACAACAAGGCAAACAATACGGAGCGAGCCATTCGCATGTGGCATGGCGGAATAAACTTCAGCAAGAGCAAAACGCAACAGTATTACAACAAGGTGAAGAGGTTTTTGAGAAACTAA
- a CDS encoding carboxypeptidase-like regulatory domain-containing protein, which yields MNKAKLLSIALLFVCLLYAGNAMAQSFTLQGKVSDQDGNPIELASVIVASQGKMAMCNLKGEFSMQLQSEDSVKIRFSMLGYKSKVRVLHRPQGKQTLQVQLTSDNQLQEVIVEAQTPQHGTTENIKVEATKRNPSVSGNAVEEILQTQAGVSTHSELSSQYNVRGGTFDENSVYINNVEVYRPFLVRSGQQEGLSVINADLVDRVGFSTGGFEAKYGDKMSSALDITYKRPKRTEGSFTASMLGASGYFGLASKKLTWTNGLRYKTNRYLLGSLETKGEYNPSFLDYQTYLSWQPSKRWQVDFIGNISENNYNFEPEDRTTNFGTLKNVKSFKVYFDGKEKDLFRTFFGSLSVTRHLSKRTDVSLIASAFSTKEQQRYDIQGQYWLTQTETSENLGVGTYMQHSRDYLKADVKSLKLMLLQRAGTHRIEGAFTYKMEKIKENSAEYEYRDSAGYNIPHNGETLDMIYSLRARNTLDAKRMEVYVQDTWNFKSNDSIPTLFRLNYGVRYAYWNFNGESIVSPRASLNITPGWNRNLSFRVAAGLYYQAPFYKELRDTTMINGVTYALLNKKTRSQRSIHALASMSYRFTMLNRPFKFTAEAYYKAISRLVPYSVDNVKVTYFGDKQTSGHATGLDLKLFGEFVPGADSWLTLSVMNTAMKLNGKNVPLPTDQRFALNLFFTDYFPGSTRWRMSLKLAYADGLPFSAPHQELSNNSFRAPAYKRADIGMSYRLFDNQDGSRRSIFRNVWLGVDCLNLFGISNVNSYYWITDISGQQYAVPNYLTGRQINAKLSVEF from the coding sequence ATGAATAAAGCAAAACTTCTATCCATTGCGCTGTTGTTCGTGTGTCTGCTCTATGCTGGTAACGCTATGGCACAGTCGTTTACGTTGCAAGGAAAGGTGTCCGACCAGGACGGAAATCCCATTGAGCTGGCATCAGTCATTGTGGCTTCACAAGGAAAAATGGCGATGTGCAACCTCAAGGGCGAGTTCAGCATGCAGCTGCAGAGCGAAGATTCGGTTAAGATACGCTTCTCCATGCTGGGCTATAAAAGCAAAGTGCGTGTGCTGCATCGCCCGCAAGGCAAGCAGACGCTGCAAGTCCAGCTGACCAGCGATAACCAATTGCAGGAGGTTATAGTAGAGGCGCAAACACCGCAGCATGGTACTACCGAGAACATAAAGGTGGAAGCAACCAAGCGAAACCCCTCCGTCTCGGGCAATGCCGTAGAGGAAATATTGCAGACACAGGCCGGCGTGTCCACCCATTCCGAGCTTTCGTCGCAGTATAACGTGCGCGGTGGAACGTTCGACGAGAACTCTGTATATATAAATAATGTGGAAGTGTATCGCCCTTTCTTAGTCCGCAGCGGACAGCAGGAGGGGCTTTCGGTGATAAATGCCGACCTTGTGGACCGCGTCGGCTTCTCTACGGGTGGCTTCGAGGCCAAGTATGGCGACAAGATGAGCTCGGCTTTGGACATCACCTACAAGCGTCCGAAGCGCACCGAAGGTTCCTTTACGGCATCGATGCTGGGCGCAAGCGGATACTTCGGACTGGCATCGAAGAAGCTTACGTGGACGAACGGACTGCGATACAAGACCAACCGATACCTGTTAGGATCGCTGGAAACAAAGGGAGAGTACAATCCATCGTTCTTGGACTACCAGACTTACCTTTCATGGCAACCGTCCAAACGGTGGCAGGTAGACTTCATCGGCAACATTTCGGAGAACAATTACAACTTCGAACCCGAGGACCGAACAACCAATTTCGGTACGCTGAAGAACGTAAAGTCGTTTAAAGTCTACTTCGATGGCAAGGAAAAAGACCTCTTCCGCACCTTCTTCGGCTCGCTAAGCGTTACGCGGCATCTCTCAAAGCGTACCGATGTGTCGCTGATAGCATCAGCCTTCTCCACCAAAGAGCAGCAACGATACGACATACAGGGGCAATATTGGCTCACACAGACCGAGACTTCGGAGAATTTAGGAGTGGGAACATACATGCAACACTCGCGCGACTACCTTAAAGCAGACGTGAAAAGCCTGAAGTTAATGCTGTTGCAGCGTGCAGGAACGCACAGAATAGAAGGCGCTTTCACCTATAAGATGGAGAAAATCAAGGAAAACTCGGCAGAATACGAGTATCGCGACTCGGCAGGATACAACATTCCGCACAACGGCGAAACTCTCGACATGATCTATTCGCTGCGGGCTCGCAACACATTGGACGCCAAACGCATGGAAGTCTACGTGCAAGACACATGGAACTTTAAGAGCAACGACTCCATACCAACCCTCTTTCGGCTGAACTATGGTGTGCGTTACGCCTACTGGAACTTTAACGGAGAGAGCATTGTTTCGCCACGTGCATCGCTCAATATCACCCCCGGCTGGAACCGAAACCTGTCGTTCCGTGTGGCAGCAGGTCTCTATTACCAGGCACCGTTCTACAAAGAGCTGCGCGATACCACCATGATTAACGGCGTAACCTACGCCCTGCTGAACAAGAAAACGCGTTCTCAGCGGTCCATACACGCATTGGCATCGATGAGTTACCGCTTCACAATGCTGAACAGACCCTTCAAATTCACTGCCGAAGCCTACTACAAAGCCATCTCGCGCCTTGTTCCTTACTCGGTAGACAACGTGAAAGTAACCTATTTTGGCGACAAACAGACTTCCGGACACGCCACTGGACTCGACCTAAAGCTATTCGGAGAGTTTGTGCCGGGGGCAGATTCGTGGCTCACGCTTAGTGTCATGAACACTGCAATGAAGCTGAATGGCAAGAACGTACCCCTGCCAACCGACCAGCGTTTTGCCCTGAACCTTTTCTTTACCGACTATTTCCCCGGCTCAACACGCTGGCGAATGTCGCTGAAACTGGCGTATGCAGACGGTCTCCCGTTCTCTGCACCCCACCAGGAACTAAGCAACAACTCTTTCAGAGCACCTGCCTACAAGCGTGCCGACATAGGAATGAGCTATCGTCTGTTCGACAATCAGGACGGTTCGCGCCGCTCCATCTTCCGCAATGTGTGGCTGGGTGTAGACTGTCTGAACCTTTTCGGCATCAGCAACGTAAACTCCTACTACTGGATAACGGATATTTCAGGACAGCAATACGCCGTGCCTAACTATCTTACAGGCCGACAAATCAATGCGAAACTATCGGTAGAATTCTAA
- the rd gene encoding rubredoxin: MKKYECNTCGYIYDPAVGDPDGGIAPGTAFEDIPDDWVCPLCGVSKDDFSVVEE; this comes from the coding sequence ATGAAGAAATATGAATGTAATACCTGCGGGTACATTTACGACCCTGCAGTAGGCGATCCAGATGGTGGCATAGCGCCAGGCACAGCTTTCGAAGATATCCCAGACGATTGGGTTTGCCCACTTTGTGGAGTATCAAAAGACGATTTTTCAGTTGTCGAGGAATAA
- a CDS encoding YihY/virulence factor BrkB family protein, producing the protein MKMDITKIKNFFTTEMWQKTEYKSKRKGIAIRLLQKFYLTIKFFIEREHVTFAAQLSFSTIMAIVPIAALIFAVANGFGFGKFIETQFREMFSAQPEVANWLLTLTHSYLTHAKTGIFIGIGLLIMLYSVFSLINTVERVFDSIWQVKGTRPISRVLIDYTAMMFLVPISIIIMSGLSIYLYGFVENLSSFALLGNIARFSLRYLLPWAILTFMFVVLYVFMPNAKVQLSKTIGPSVLASLSMLALQGLYIHGQVFLTSYNAIYGSFAALPLFMLWMLMSWYICLFCAELCYTNQNLDYYECMIEMKDVCYNDFLAMSATVLCYICQRFSHDEKPYTALELETETGIPIRVTLAILDRLKDIGLVAENHLPTSDEVTYTPTHDTNDMTVGELVARMESVPSLKPALTSQLPEHVWEKDIYKKVKNIHATYLKELKTINIKELIDRQTE; encoded by the coding sequence ATGAAGATGGATATAACCAAAATAAAGAACTTTTTTACCACAGAAATGTGGCAGAAAACAGAGTATAAATCTAAACGTAAAGGCATTGCTATTAGATTGTTGCAGAAGTTTTACCTTACAATAAAGTTCTTTATAGAGCGCGAACACGTAACTTTTGCAGCTCAGCTGTCGTTCTCTACCATTATGGCAATAGTGCCCATAGCAGCCTTAATATTTGCTGTTGCCAACGGTTTTGGGTTCGGCAAGTTCATAGAAACCCAGTTTCGAGAAATGTTTTCGGCACAACCCGAAGTGGCAAACTGGCTGTTAACACTTACACATTCTTATCTTACGCATGCCAAAACAGGCATTTTTATCGGCATCGGACTGCTGATTATGCTTTACAGTGTGTTCTCTTTGATAAACACCGTAGAGCGCGTTTTCGACAGTATATGGCAGGTTAAGGGCACACGACCCATCAGTCGGGTGCTCATAGACTACACCGCAATGATGTTTCTGGTGCCAATCAGCATCATCATAATGTCTGGACTGAGCATCTATCTTTATGGTTTCGTAGAAAATCTTAGCAGTTTTGCACTTCTGGGAAACATTGCCCGCTTCTCGCTCCGCTATCTTTTGCCGTGGGCAATACTTACTTTTATGTTTGTTGTGCTCTATGTCTTCATGCCCAACGCAAAAGTTCAGCTCTCCAAAACGATAGGTCCCTCCGTGCTTGCCAGCTTGTCAATGCTTGCCTTACAGGGACTTTACATTCACGGACAGGTGTTTCTTACAAGCTATAATGCCATCTACGGTTCGTTTGCAGCCCTGCCTTTGTTTATGTTGTGGATGCTTATGTCGTGGTATATCTGCCTTTTCTGTGCCGAACTCTGCTATACCAACCAGAATTTGGACTACTACGAATGTATGATAGAGATGAAAGACGTTTGCTATAACGACTTTCTTGCAATGAGTGCAACTGTGCTATGCTACATCTGTCAACGGTTTTCGCACGATGAGAAACCTTATACAGCATTAGAATTGGAGACTGAAACAGGCATTCCAATACGTGTTACATTGGCAATATTAGACCGATTGAAAGACATAGGACTGGTTGCCGAGAACCATTTGCCAACCAGCGATGAAGTAACTTATACGCCTACGCACGACACCAACGACATGACCGTGGGCGAATTGGTGGCTCGCATGGAGTCAGTACCCAGCCTGAAGCCTGCCTTGACCAGTCAGTTGCCAGAGCATGTGTGGGAGAAAGACATATACAAAAAGGTGAAAAACATTCACGCAACCTACCTGAAAGAGCTGAAAACCATCAACATCAAAGAACTTATAGACAGACAAACGGAGTGA
- the htpG gene encoding molecular chaperone HtpG: MQKGKIGVTTENIFPVIKKFLYSDHDIFLRELVSNAVDATQKLRTLAATGEFKGETNDLKVRVSLDEKAGTLTVSDDGIGMTAEEIDKYINQIAFSGVTDFLDKYKDKAEAIIGHFGLGFYSAFMVSKKVEIITKSYRDGAQAVRWSCDGSPEFSIEDTEKATHGTDVVLHIDDDCKEFLQKQKIESLLNKYCKFMAVPVVFGKQTEWKDGKSVETDKDNIINNVEPLWTKAPAELKDEDYKQFYRTLFPMNDEPLFWIHLNVDYPFHLTGILYFPRVKNNIELQRNKIQLYCNQVFVTDQVEGIVPEFLTLLHGVIDSPDIPLNVSRSYLQSDANVKKISTYITKKVADRLNGIFKENRKEYEEKWQDLKLFVNYGMLSQPDFYDRAKDFSLFTDVDGKNFTFEEYKTLIKDNQTDKDGMLVYLYATEKEEQYSYIETARAKGYSVLLANGQLDVPTLSMLEQKFDKSRFVRVDSDVIDHIIAKKDETKGEKLGENDADTLTQAFQSQLPKVEKAEFMVSVEPLGETAQPIVATQNEYMRRMKEMSQYQQGMGFYAQMPDTYTIVLNSDHAIIKQILSESNTSTAEKLQPIRSEIKGLQAREAALQQAQGKKKPEEVTQNEKDELKNTEEELTKQRNEKNTVIADYAKNNNAIHQLIDLALLQNGLLKGAALDKFIKRSVDLIK; the protein is encoded by the coding sequence ATGCAAAAAGGTAAAATAGGTGTAACGACAGAGAACATATTCCCTGTCATTAAGAAATTCCTCTATTCCGACCACGACATCTTCCTTCGCGAGTTGGTATCTAACGCTGTCGATGCAACACAAAAGCTGCGCACGCTTGCTGCAACAGGCGAGTTTAAAGGCGAAACCAACGATTTGAAGGTTCGTGTAAGTCTCGACGAAAAAGCCGGAACACTCACCGTAAGCGATGATGGCATAGGTATGACGGCAGAAGAGATAGACAAATACATTAACCAGATAGCCTTTTCGGGCGTTACAGACTTCTTGGACAAGTACAAAGACAAGGCTGAAGCCATCATAGGACACTTCGGTCTGGGCTTCTACTCTGCCTTCATGGTGTCTAAAAAGGTTGAAATAATAACCAAAAGCTATCGCGACGGGGCACAAGCAGTACGTTGGAGCTGCGACGGAAGCCCGGAATTTTCGATAGAAGACACCGAAAAGGCAACCCATGGCACCGATGTCGTGCTCCATATAGACGACGATTGCAAGGAGTTTTTGCAGAAACAGAAGATAGAAAGCCTGCTGAACAAGTACTGCAAGTTTATGGCTGTACCCGTTGTCTTCGGCAAACAAACTGAATGGAAAGACGGTAAAAGCGTGGAAACAGATAAGGACAACATTATAAATAATGTGGAACCGCTATGGACAAAAGCACCCGCTGAACTGAAAGACGAGGACTACAAGCAGTTCTATCGTACGCTCTTCCCAATGAACGACGAGCCTTTGTTCTGGATTCATCTGAATGTTGACTATCCATTCCACCTGACCGGTATTCTGTATTTCCCACGCGTGAAGAACAATATAGAGCTTCAGCGCAACAAGATACAGCTCTATTGCAACCAAGTATTCGTTACAGACCAGGTAGAAGGCATTGTTCCGGAGTTCCTTACCCTGCTTCATGGTGTGATAGACTCACCAGATATACCGCTGAATGTGAGCCGAAGCTATTTGCAAAGCGATGCTAACGTAAAGAAAATATCTACTTACATCACCAAGAAAGTGGCAGACAGGCTCAACGGAATATTCAAAGAGAACCGTAAAGAGTACGAAGAAAAGTGGCAAGACCTTAAGCTTTTCGTGAACTATGGTATGCTTTCGCAACCCGATTTCTACGACCGTGCAAAGGATTTCTCACTCTTTACCGATGTAGATGGCAAGAACTTCACCTTCGAAGAGTATAAAACGCTTATTAAAGACAACCAGACCGACAAGGACGGAATGCTTGTTTACCTCTACGCAACCGAAAAGGAGGAACAGTATTCGTACATTGAAACGGCACGTGCAAAGGGATATTCCGTGCTGTTAGCCAACGGACAGTTAGATGTTCCTACGCTTTCCATGCTGGAACAGAAGTTCGACAAGTCGCGTTTTGTACGGGTAGACTCTGACGTTATAGACCATATCATTGCGAAAAAAGACGAAACAAAGGGCGAAAAACTTGGCGAAAACGATGCCGATACGCTAACTCAGGCTTTCCAATCGCAGCTGCCTAAGGTGGAAAAGGCAGAGTTTATGGTAAGCGTAGAGCCATTGGGCGAAACCGCTCAGCCAATTGTGGCAACACAAAACGAGTATATGCGCCGTATGAAAGAGATGAGCCAATACCAGCAGGGTATGGGTTTCTATGCACAAATGCCCGACACATACACCATCGTACTGAACTCTGACCACGCCATTATTAAGCAAATTCTGAGCGAAAGCAATACTTCTACTGCCGAAAAACTGCAGCCTATACGTAGCGAAATTAAGGGTTTGCAGGCGCGCGAAGCTGCCTTGCAACAGGCACAAGGTAAGAAAAAGCCAGAGGAAGTTACCCAAAACGAGAAGGACGAACTTAAGAACACAGAGGAAGAACTTACGAAACAACGTAACGAAAAGAACACTGTGATAGCTGATTATGCCAAGAACAATAATGCCATACATCAGCTAATAGACCTTGCTCTCTTGCAAAACGGATTGCTAAAAGGTGCTGCGCTCGACAAGTTTATTAAGCGTTCGGTAGACTTAATTAAGTAG
- a CDS encoding cob(I)yrinic acid a,c-diamide adenosyltransferase has product MNARNMVSRGQVHVYTGNGKGKTTAAFGLAIRACMAGKKVFIGQFMKSMQYNETRIARYIDNLSVEQFGNGCILTRAPNEVDRRQAQDGMHRCAELLGSGNWDVVIFDEITIALHMELVSIEMLMEALENRDAKTEVVLTGRHAPKQLIDYADLVTDMQEVKHYYASKGLLSRNGIDR; this is encoded by the coding sequence ATGAATGCAAGGAATATGGTAAGCCGTGGACAGGTTCACGTCTACACGGGCAACGGAAAAGGTAAGACCACGGCAGCTTTCGGACTTGCCATACGAGCCTGTATGGCTGGCAAAAAAGTTTTCATCGGACAGTTCATGAAGTCGATGCAATACAACGAAACACGCATTGCAAGATACATAGACAACCTGTCTGTAGAGCAGTTTGGCAATGGTTGCATACTGACGCGTGCCCCCAACGAGGTGGATAGGCGGCAAGCTCAGGACGGAATGCATAGGTGCGCAGAACTTCTTGGCTCGGGTAATTGGGACGTAGTGATATTCGATGAGATTACAATAGCACTGCACATGGAACTCGTCAGCATTGAAATGCTTATGGAAGCATTGGAAAACAGAGACGCCAAAACAGAGGTTGTGCTTACCGGACGCCATGCTCCGAAACAACTTATAGACTATGCCGACCTTGTAACAGACATGCAGGAGGTGAAGCATTACTATGCCAGCAAGGGACTGTTGTCGCGCAATGGCATAGACAGATAG
- the lipA gene encoding lipoyl synthase, whose amino-acid sequence MKYIIIPERKTTHQLPFYFAVEEYVARKYTDDDYFMAWRVEPTVMLGRNQLTENEVNIDYCKRNGIHIFRRKSGGGCIYADKGCMQFSYISFAENVNSAFVEYMQGIADMIRSLGINTELSGRNDILVEGKKVAGSAFYRLKGRSVLHNSLLFSTQLEHLSEALTPGKEKLQSKGVASVRQRVANVGNYTTLDIEAFMAYVRKYMCGNEVLELTPDDMKQIEEIEKGLASDDFTYGKNPKYTEVRQKRFADVGTIQAHIELKNQKIVNINLMGDYFLSGDLDRELLDLLHGVSFTREAVEKAIEGVEMGNVIRNFTTEQFLRLLFGRPPHVMKPDWLKINLTSKKSSGETAGILARHHMNTICTSGLCPNRTECWAARTATLMIGGEICTRKCRFCNTLSGRPNALNPEEPRHVAESIKALNLRYAVITSVDRDDLPDYGAEHWVKTVEAIQQLNPDTKIELLIPDFMGKKELIQKVLTTKPHVCGHNMETVRRLTPSVRSVAQYDRSLEVLAEIVRCGVQAKTGFMLGLGETHEEILQTMDDILATGCKRLTLGQYLQPTSKHLPVKAYISPQQFAEYKKIGLEKGFQHVVSGPLVRSSYHAADTV is encoded by the coding sequence ATGAAATATATCATTATTCCTGAACGAAAGACTACCCACCAACTGCCTTTTTACTTTGCCGTAGAAGAGTATGTGGCACGCAAATACACCGACGACGACTACTTTATGGCGTGGCGTGTAGAGCCGACGGTCATGCTTGGACGCAACCAGCTGACCGAAAACGAAGTGAACATAGACTACTGCAAGCGCAACGGCATACACATTTTCCGCCGTAAGAGTGGCGGAGGCTGCATCTATGCCGACAAGGGCTGCATGCAGTTTTCGTACATCTCGTTTGCCGAAAACGTGAATAGTGCCTTTGTAGAGTATATGCAGGGCATTGCCGACATGATAAGAAGTCTTGGCATTAACACCGAGCTTTCGGGCAGAAACGATATTCTCGTGGAGGGAAAGAAGGTGGCTGGAAGTGCCTTCTACCGCCTTAAAGGGCGCAGCGTGCTGCACAATTCGCTCTTGTTCAGCACGCAGTTGGAACACCTTTCAGAAGCATTGACACCCGGAAAGGAGAAGTTGCAGAGCAAGGGGGTAGCGTCCGTGCGCCAGCGTGTTGCCAATGTGGGCAACTATACCACGCTCGATATAGAGGCGTTTATGGCTTACGTACGCAAGTATATGTGTGGAAACGAGGTGCTGGAACTTACTCCTGACGACATGAAACAGATTGAAGAGATTGAGAAAGGACTTGCTTCTGACGACTTTACATACGGCAAGAACCCTAAATATACGGAGGTTCGGCAGAAGCGTTTTGCCGATGTGGGTACCATTCAGGCACATATTGAACTGAAGAACCAAAAGATTGTGAACATCAATCTGATGGGCGATTACTTCCTGTCGGGCGACCTTGACCGTGAATTGCTCGACCTTCTGCATGGTGTCAGCTTTACGCGCGAGGCGGTAGAGAAGGCTATCGAGGGCGTGGAAATGGGCAACGTGATTCGCAATTTCACCACCGAACAGTTCTTGCGCCTGCTCTTCGGACGTCCGCCACACGTGATGAAGCCCGATTGGCTGAAGATAAACCTAACCTCAAAGAAGTCGTCTGGCGAAACAGCGGGCATTCTGGCACGCCACCACATGAACACTATCTGCACCAGCGGACTATGCCCCAACCGCACAGAATGCTGGGCAGCACGCACCGCAACGCTCATGATAGGGGGCGAAATATGTACCCGCAAGTGTCGATTCTGCAACACATTGAGTGGACGTCCCAACGCTTTGAACCCTGAAGAACCCCGACACGTGGCTGAATCGATAAAGGCTTTGAACCTTCGTTATGCCGTAATCACGTCGGTAGACCGCGACGATTTGCCCGACTACGGTGCCGAACACTGGGTGAAAACCGTGGAAGCCATACAGCAACTGAACCCTGACACAAAGATAGAACTGCTTATACCGGACTTCATGGGGAAGAAAGAACTGATACAAAAGGTGCTAACCACAAAGCCACACGTGTGTGGACACAACATGGAGACGGTGCGCAGGCTTACTCCATCGGTGCGCAGCGTGGCACAATATGACCGCAGTTTGGAGGTGCTGGCAGAGATTGTGCGTTGCGGAGTGCAGGCGAAAACAGGCTTTATGTTAGGTTTAGGCGAAACGCACGAGGAGATATTGCAGACCATGGACGACATTCTCGCCACCGGCTGCAAGCGTCTGACGCTGGGACAGTACTTGCAACCCACGTCGAAACATCTGCCAGTGAAAGCCTATATCAGTCCACAGCAGTTTGCAGAGTACAAGAAGATAGGATTGGAGAAAGGCTTCCAGCACGTAGTAAGTGGTCCATTGGTGCGCAGTTCATACCACGCTGCCGATACCGTATAG